The DNA region CTTTAGGGAATGTGATCTGCCCTCTGATCTGATGCCGCTGCTGATTTTCCCCGGCGGCTATGGCGGGATGGTGCACAGCGACGGCGGGCGCGTGAGCCTTTCCTGTTGCATCCGCCGCGATGAGTTAGGGCGATGCCGGCATCGGTGGAAGAAACACAAAGCGGCAGAAGCGGTTTTGCAGCACATTCAGGCCTCTTGCCTTGGGGTGCGCCAGGCCCTGCGCTGCGCCAGTCTGGATGGCGCGTGGTTGTCTGCCGGACCCATCCGGCCGGGTATTCGCAAGCGCTACTCGAATGGCATTTTTCTGATTGGGAATGCCGCCGGAGAAGCGCATCCCATCGTTGCCGAGGGAATCAGCATGGCGATGCAATCAGCGTGGCTGTTGTGCCAACGCCTTATTGCGAGCCAGGATGACATTGTGGCGGGACGGGCTGTCGCTGAAGTCGGAAGAGACTATGCCACGGCCTGGAGCACAGGCTTTGCCGCGCGCATCCGCGCCGCTGCGGTGTTTGCCCATCTCGCGATGCGGCCAAACGCAGCACTCCTGCTGTTGCCGATGCTGAAGCGGTTTCCCGGGATTTTGACTTTCGGCGCGCAATTAAGCGGCAAGGCCAGGCCGATTATTTCTGTGCTTCACTCGCGAACGGCTCTATAATATTTTAATCACGACCCCTTTACTTCATCTGACCAGGAAAGCGCATAAATACGCGTTATGAGCAAGACGCTGCACGTTGCGACCTACAACATCCACAAGGGGTTTTCGCACTTCAACCGGCGCATGATGGTGCATGAGCTGCGCGAGCGCTTGCGCGCGATGCGCGCCGACGTGGTGTTCCTGCAGGAAGTGCAGGGCAACCACGACTATCATGCCGTGCGCTACGCAAACTGGCCGCGCACGCCGCAATACGAATTTCTCGCCGATTCGGTGTGGAGCGATTTCAGCTACGGCCGGAATGCGATTTACGACGCGGGGCACCACGGCAACGCCATTCTGAGCCGCTTTCCCATTGTGCGCTGGGACAACCAGGACATTTCCGCGCATCCGCTCGAGCGCCGCGGACTCCTGCACTGCGAATTGAAAATCGCCGGCTGGAATGAATATCTGCACTGCATCAACGTGCATCTGGGTTTGTTTGCGCGCTGGCGCAAAAAACAGTTGCAAGCACTGGGCGGACGAATTGAAGAGCTGGTGCCGCCGCATGCGCCGCTGATTATCGCCGGCGATTTCAACGACTGGCGCGGCCGAGCCGGGCGGGTTTTCGCCGAGGCGCTGGATCTGCATGAGGTGTTCGAGCAGATCCGGGGCCGGCCGGCGCGGAGTTTTCCCTCGGTGATTCCCTTGTTCCGGCTGGACCGCATATACGTGCGGGGTTTTCGCGTCGAGCGCGCGCACGTGCATCACGGCCGACCGTGGTCGAAAATTTCCGACCACGCCGCTTTGTCGGCGACCATGAGGCGCGTGTGACGCTTCCGGCGGTTGCGCGCCAAGGCGAATCCGTTTCCTGATTTCACATGCATTCCGTCGCGGGCAACAAGCTGACGCTGCTTCACAACGGCGCCAAATATTTTCCCGAGCTGGAAGCGGCGATTGACAGCGCGGCTTCGGAAATCTTTCTCGAAACCTATATTTTCGAGAATGATGTGACCGGCAGGCGCATCGCGGCGGCCCTCGAACGCGCCGCAAGGCGCGGCGTCATCGTGCATCTGGTGGTTGACGGCTTCGGCTCCCGCACGCTGCCGCAGGAGATGATCGACGCCATGAGTGAAGCGGGAGTGCAGGTGCTGGTGTTCCGACCGGAAGTAATGAGCTTCAGGTTCAGGCGTAACCGGCTGCGGCGCATGCACCGGAAGATTGTGGTGATTGACAGCGAAATCGCTTTCGTCGGCGGCATCAACATCATTGACGACATGCACACGCCCAGACAGATCCCTCCACGCTTCGATTTCGCGGTGAAAATTGAAGGGCCGCTGTTACGGGCCATTCACACCGTGGCGAAGGATTTGTGGGCGGGCGCAGCGCGCACGCATTTCAAGCGCGCCTGGCGCAACACCTTGGGACGGCCGGCGGTGATTCGGCCCCGCGGTGAGCAGCGTGCGGCGCTGGTTACGCGCGACAACGTACGCCACCGGCGCGACATCGAGCAGGCCTATCTCAGGGCCATCAACTCCGCGAAAGAGGAAATCCTCATCGCCAGCCCCTATTTCCTGCCCGGCCGCAATTTGCGCCGCGCGCTGGTGAACGCGGCGCAACAAGGCGTGCGCGTGATTTTGCTGTTGCAGGGGCGGGTCGAATATGTGCTGCTGCATTACGCTTCACTCGCTCTCTACGGCAATTTTCTCGACGCGGGCGTGGAAATTTACGAATACCACAAGAGTTTTATGCACGCCAAAGTGGCGGTGGTGGATGGCGGTTGGGCGACGGTAGGATCCTCCAACATCGATCCCTTCAGCCTGTTGCTCGCGCGCGAAGCCAACGTGGTGGTGCAGGACCGGAAATTTGCCGGGGAATTGAGAAAGAATCTGATGCAGGCGGTGGCCGATGGCGCGACGCAAGTGGTGCATGAGCGCTGGGAACACCAGCCGCTATGGCGGCGTATCCTGATCTGGATCAGCTACGGGGTGGTGCGCTTCATCGCCGGTGTGTTTGGCTATGGCAGGGAGCAGGAGCTGAAGCCGCGCCATTAAGCGGCTTTTGCCGGCAGCGGAAACCATTCGTGCTGCGCCGGATCGGTGACGGTTTCCAGGTCTTTGAATCCGCTCGCCAATCACGGCACAGGGTGATACGCTAAAGCTTTTGAGAAACCAGCTATGCGTATTGCTCATTTCGGCAAGCCATCGCAAAACCGCAACGACTGGAAGACCATCGGGACGCTGCTTCCCTATCTTTTGGAGTTTAAGGGGAGAGTCGTGCTGGCGCTATCACTTCTGATTTGCGCCAAGCTCGCCAACGTTACCGTGCCACTGGTGCTCAAAGGCATCGTCGATTCCTTGAGCGTCAAGGACGCGCTGATTGCGCTGCCGATTGCGCTGCTCGCCGGTTACGGCATTTTGCGCTTTTCGGCGACGCTGTTCGGCGAATTGCGCGACGCGGTATTCGCCAAGGTTACGCAACGGGCGATCCGCCGCGCGGCGCTGAAAGTGTTCAGCCATCTGCATTTGCTCAACTTGCGCTTTCATCTGGAGCGGCAGACCGGCGGCGTGTCGCGCGACATCGAGCGCGGCAGCCGCGGCATTTCCTTCGTTTTGCAGTTCATGCTGTTTAACATCCTGCCGACCTTCGTGGAAATCGGGCTGGTCGCGGTCATTCTGCTCATCCAATACGACGTCTGGTTTGCGGTGGTGACCTTTGTCACGCTCGCGATTTACATCGTGTTCACGCTGGTGGTCACCGAGTGGCGCATGGTGTTCCGCCGCACCATGAACGATTCCGACTCCAAGGCCAACACCCGCGCCATCGACAGCCTGCTGAATTACGAGACGGTGAAATATTTCGGCAACGAGGAGTGGGAGGCGCGGCGCTATGATGAAGGCATGCAGGTGTGGGAAAACGCGGCGGTGAGGAACCAGACCTCGCTCGCCGGGCTCAACGCCGGGCAGTCGGCGATCATCGCCGTCGGCATGACGCTGCTCATGGTGCTTGCCGCGAACGGCGTGGTGAAAGGCGCGATGACGCTGGGCGACCTGGTGCTGGTGAACGCATTCATGCTGCAGCTCTATCTGCCGCTCAACTTCCTGGGCTTCGTCTACCGCGAAATCCGCCATTCGCTGGCGGACATGGAAAGAATGTTCGGCCTTTTGGAAGTTAATCTGGAAATCCAGGATAAGCCGGACGCCGTGCCGCTGATGGTGGGTGACGCCGCCGTGCATTTTGAGTGCGTGAATTTCAGCTACGAAGCGAAGCGGCAGATTTTGTTCGACGTGGATTTCGGAATTGCGCCGGGGAAAACGGTGGCGGTGGTCGGGCACAGTGGTTCCGGCAAGTCCACGCTGGCGCGGCTGCTGTTCCGTTTCTACGATGTGAACGGTGGGCACATCAGCGTAAACGGCCAGGACATCCGCGAGGTCACACAAAAATCCCTGCGTGCGGCCATCGGCATCGTGCCGCAGGACACGGTGCTGTTTAACGACACGATTTTTTACAACATCAATTACGGCCGCCCCGAGGCGGACCGCGAAGAAGTGATCGAGGCGGCGAAATCGGCGCACATTCATGATTTCATCTCGACGCTGCCGGACGGTTACGACAGCATGGTGGGCGAGCGGGGACTCAAGCTTTCCGGCGGCGAGAAGCAGCGCGTGGCGATTGCGCGCGCGATACTCAAGAACCCGCGCATCCTGATTTTCGACGAGGCGACTTCGGCGCTCGATTCCAAATCGGAAAAAGCGATTCAGGCGGAACTCAAGCGCATCGCCGCCAATCGAACCACGCTTACCATCGCCCACCGGCTTTCCACCGTCGTTGATGCCGACCAGATTCTGGTGATGGACCACGGCCGCATCATCGAGCGCGGCACCCATCGCGAGCTTTTGGAAAAGCAGGGTGCCTACGCGCACATGTGGGCGCTGCAGCAGCAGGAGGAAGCCAAGCGCGACAAGGAAGAACAAAGCTCACGCCGGGCGGAAGCGGTGCGCGCCTGAACTAAGCCAGCAAGTACCCCCGTACTGTCAGGTTCAAATTCATAGAAAACATGCTCGACTATGCCCTGCGGGCGCTGCCGATTGCCGACGGCTTCGCCTCCGCGACGGGTTGCCACCGCTGTTTCGCACTTTACCGAAGAAGGGAAACCGCTAGGGATGCAGTCCGAGCCTTACTTTTTAGGCCTTAAATCATGAATTCAATGAGGTCGGTGTCAACCTTAAAATCGGGGTTAAAAATGTGAACTTAGGCCTTGATTTTTGTTGTTTTAGCTGCGATCATGAGCCTAGGCTTTCAGGGAAGCAGGAAGAGCCGTTTCATTTCAATAACTTGAGACATAAAACCAATGCAGAAAAATTTTTCCATTCTTGGCTTGCTGTTGTTGACAACGGGGGCGTTTGCCGCCCAGGACGAGTCTCTACCGCAAGCGGAGCAACCGGCGGTTGAGGCGCTGGTTGAGGCGCAGCTGGCCTTGCCGCCGCTTGACACGGCGAAGCTGGGCGTGATCGAGGCGCCGGTTGAGGCGCAGCCGCCCTTGCCGCCACTCGATACGACAAAGCTGGGCAAGGTGCGTTCGGCGGTCGCCTTGGTGGTCGACCAGGAGCAGGAGCGGCCGCTCTATGCCAAGAACGTCGATACACAAATGCCGATTGCTTCCATTACCAAGCTGATGACGGCGATGGTGGTGCTTGATGCGCAATTGCCGCTGGATGAGCCGGTCACCATAGGCAAAGAGGACGTGGACACCAAGCGCGGAACCCGTTCCAAGCTCAAGGTCGGCGTTACGTTGTCACGCGGGGAATTGCTGCAGCTCGCGCTGATGGCTTCGGAAAACCGCGCTGCAGCCGCGCTGGCGCACAGTTACCCCGGCGGGATGCCGGCGTTTGTGGCGGCCATGAACCAGAAAGCCGCGGCGCTCGACATGGCGCAAACGCATTTCGTCGATCCCACCGGCCTCGACAGCCGCAATGTTTCCACTGCGCAGGATCTGGTCAAGATGGTCAAGGCAAGCTACGGCTACGACCTGATCCGCGAATACACCACCGCAACCTCGCAGGCCGTCGCCGGCGCGCAGCGCAAATCGCGCCCCCTTTCCTTTCACAACTCCAACCGATTGGTCAAAAGCAAAAGCTGGGAGATCGGGCTGTCGAAAACCGGCTACATCCGCGATTCCGGACGCTGCCTGGTGCTGCAGACACGCATCGCCGACCAGTCGCTCATCATCGTGCTGCTCGATTCGTGGGGCAAGTACACCCGGATTGCCGACGCCAACCGCATCAAGCGCTGGATAGAAACCAGCCTCCTGGCCCGCAAACCCCGTTCGAGTTAGGCAGCAATGAGGGGCCCGGTTGCGGGTAAGACCGTCCGGTTTTACCCTCTCCTCCCGGAGCAAAAGAGCTTTCTCGACGAAATTCTCGAAGGGCTTTCCAGGGAGCGAAAGCAGATTCCCCCCAAGTTTTTTTATGATGCGCACGGCTGCGGGCTGTTCGATGCCATCTGCGAGCTTCCCGAATATTATTTGACGCGCGTCGAGACCGCGATGATGCGCGAGTATGCCGCGGAAATGGCGCAATGCCTGGGCCCTGATTGCCTGCTCATCGAATACGGCAGCGGCGCCAGCCGCAAGACGCGCCTGCTGCTCGACCAGCTGCGCCCTCTCGCCTACATGCCGATCGATATTGCCGGTGAGCAGTTGCGCGCTTCGGCACAGACGCTCGCGGGTGCTTATCCGGGCATGCAAGTGCTGGCCGTGTGCGCCGATTATTCACAGGCTATCAAGTTGCCCGTGCGCGATGCGACGGGAATCAAGCGCAAAGCGATTTATTTTCCCGGCTCCACCATCGGTAATTTCACAGAGGAGGAAACCGTGGCGTTTCTGCAACAGGCGCGGGAAGTGGCGGGCCGGGGCGGCGCAATGCTGGTGGGCGTGGATTTGAAAAAATCGAAAGAAGTTTTGCACGCCGCCTACAACGATGCACAAGGCGTGACGGCGAAATTTAACCTCAATATGCTCACGCGCATCAACCGCGAGCTCGGCGCCGATTTCAACTTGAGCAATTTCCGGCATCGTGCGTTTTACAACGAACAGGCAGGGCGCATCGAAATGCATCTTGAGAGTCTGGTTGCCCAGCAAGTAAAGATAGGGAGCCGGCGCTTCGCCTTTCGCGCGGGCGAAACCATTCACACCGAAAATTCCTACAAGTACTCGGTGGCGGAATTTCAAGGTCTGGCTAGGGAGGCGGGATTTGCGCCGCAACGGTTGTGGACCGATGCGCAGCAGCTTTTTGCCGTGCATTACCTGCATGCGGGCGGCTGATACCCGGGTGCCGATGCGCCCATCACGCGCTCGATGATTTTTGCGCGACTTTTGTCAGTAGAAGGCAAGAACGCCGTGCTATGATTAGGCGCATACTTTTCTGAAAATTCCTAATTAAGGGAAAGCGATGCGTGTCGGGCTTTTCGTGACCTGCCTTGTTGATCTGATGCGCCCGCGCATCGGTTTTGCCGCGCTTAGGCTGCTGGAAGCCGCGGGCTGCGAAGTGATAGTCCCTTCAAGCCAAACCTGCTGTGGCCAGCCGGGCTACAATTCCGGCGACCGCGCTTCCGCCAAAGCGCTGGCGCTGAAATTCATCCGAGAATTCGCCGCTTGCGATTATGTGGTCGCGCCCTCCGGTTCCTGCGCAGGAATGGTGCGCGTGCATTATTCCGATCTGTTCGAAGGCGAACCTAAACTGCTCGAGCAGGCGCAAAAACTGGCGCGGCGTACCTTTGAATTGACCGATTTCCTGGTGAATGTGGCGAAGCTGGAAAAACTGCCCGGCGCTTTCAGCGGCAGCGTGACTTATCACGATTGCTGCTCCGGTCTGCGCGAGCTGGGCGTGAAACAACAGCCGCGCACGCTGTTGTCGAGGATGCCGGATGTCAAGCTCAAGGAAATGCAAAACTGCGAAACCTGCTGCGGCTTTGGCGGCACTTTTGCGGTCAAGTTCGGTGAGATTTCCACGCGGCTGGCCGACAACAAGTGCCATGACATCGAGATCAGCGGCGCGGATGCGGTGGTGCTCGGCGATTTGGGCTGCATCCTTAACATCGAAGGCCGGCTGTGCCGCCGCGGCAATCGAAAAACCCGTGTCCTGCACGTGGCCGAGGTATTAGCAGGTGAGGAGTAAGGGGTGAGGGGTGAGGAGCAAAAAATGTTTGGACTAAACCACGCCTTACTCCTTACGCCTCGCTCCTCATTCAAAATTTCAAGGAAATTTTGAATGCAAGTTGCGTCCATGCACTTCAAGGCGCGCGCCGCGGAAAAGCTGCACGACAAGCAGTTGCAGCAGGCGCTGCTGAAAGCGCAGGGCAAATTCGTTCATGCGCGCGCGGCGGCGGTACGCGAGCTGGATAATTTCGAAGCGTTCCGCGACGCAGCAGCGGCAATACGTGACCGTGTGCTCCTTGATCTCGATGTTTATCTCGAGCAATTCGAGCAAACGGCCGCCGCGCGCGGCGCGGAAGTGCACTGGGCCGAGACCACCGAAGAAGCGAACCGCATCGTGTGCGAAATCGCCGCGCGCCATGGGGTGAAAACAGCGGTCAAATCAAAATCCATGGTGAGCGAAGAGTGCGCTCTCAACGAGGCGTTGGAAGCGGCGGGGATCGAAGTGGTGGAAACCGATCTCGGTGAATACATCCTGCAACTGGCGCACGAGCCGCCTTCGCACATCGTGGCGCCGGTAGTGCACAAGACAAAGGACGAGATCTCCGATCTCTTTGAGCAAAAGCACAAGAAATCGCGCAAGACCGGGATTCCGGAATTGTGCCGCGAAGCGCGCGAAGTGCTGCGACCGCATTTTCTTTCCGCCGATATGGGAATTTCCGGCGCCAATTTCCTGATTGCCGAAACCGGTTCCACCTTGATTGTTACCAACGAAGGCAACGGCCGCATGGCGACCACCCTGCCGCGCGTGCACGTGGCGATTACCGGCATCGAGAAAATCGTGCCAACGCTGGAAGATATCGCTACGCTCCTGCGTCTCCTACCGCGCTCGGCGACCGGCCAGGCGATCACCAATTATGTTTCCATCAACACCGGCGTGAGAAGCAAAGATGCGAGCGATGGACCGGAGCATTTCCATATTGTGCTGGTGGACGCGGGGCGCACCAAGCTCCTGGGCGGAGCGCTGCAGGCCATGCTGCGCTGCATACGCTGCGGTGCGTGCATGAATCACTGCCCGGTGTATCAGAACGTCGGCGGCCACGCTTACGGCTGGGTTTATCCCGGCCCGATGGGTTCGGTGCTTACCCCGATTTACGCCGGGCTGGAAAACGCGCTCGACCTGCCCAACGCGTCGACGTTCTGCGGCGAGTGCGCGGTGGTCTGCCCGGTGAAGATTCCGCTGCCCGACCTGATGCGCAAGCTCAGGGAAAAGCAGGTGGAGCGGGGGTTGCGTCCCTGGCCGGAACGGCTCGCGCTGAAAGTCTGGGCATGGGTCGCGCAGCGGCCTGGAATTTACACCGCCATGACCGGCATCGCGGCACGCGTATTGAAATGGATGAGCGGCGAAGAAAAAGTTCTGCATTACCTGCCGGCGGGGAGCGGCTGGACCAATGGGCGTGATTTTCCCGCGCCGGAAGGCAAAACATTCCGCGAGCTTTATCAGGCGGGCAAACGCGGAGAATGACGCATGGTTTTCCCGGGCAAGGCGTATAACGAAACCTGAGCCGGTGACACTCTGACCACAGCGCAAACCGCTGTTCCAATTGGAGTATAATTCCTACATCAAACATCTCCGCTCGCCGTCTTTCTTCCTGGAGTCGGGCATGACCAATCTAAATGTGAATGTGACTGAAGTGAAGCTGTGGATCAACGGCGCTTATCATTCCAGCGGCAGCGAGCGGTGGGGCGAAGTGACCAATCCCGCCACCGGGGACGTCATCCGCAAGGCGCCGCTTTGCAGTGCTGCCGATATTGATGCCGCGGTGCGCGCTGCAAAACAGGCGTTTCCCGCCTGGCGCGAAACCCCGCCGCTCAAGCGCGCGCGCATCATGATGCGTTATTTGCAGCTTTTGGAAAAAAACCGCGAAGAACTGGCGCGGCTGGCAAGCGAAGAGCACGGCAAGACGTTGTCGGACGCCGCCGGCTCGGTGCAGCGCGGCATTGAAGTCGTGGAATTCGCCTGTGGCATTCCGCATTTGCTCAAGGGCGAGCATTCAGAAAATGTAGGCACCGGCGTGGATTGCTATACGCTCAAACAGCCGCTCGGCGTGTGCGCGGGAATCACGCCGTTCAATTTCCCGGTGATGGTGCCACTGTGGATGTTCCCGGTGGCGATTGCCTGCGGCAACACTTTTGTGCTTAAACCTTCTGAAAAAGTGCCTTCGGCGAGCCTGCGCATGGCGGAACTGTTCAAGGAAGCGGGGCTTCCCGACGGCGTGTTCAACGTGGTGCACGGCGACAAGGAAGCGGTGGATGCGATTTTGCATCATCCGGAAATCAAGGCGGTTTCCTTTGTGGGTTCGACGCCGGTCGCCAAATACATTTATGAAACTTGCGCGAAGAACGGCAAGCGGGTGCAGGCGCTGGGCGGTGCGAAAAACCACGCGGTGGTGCTGCCGGACGCCGATCTGGAATTTACCGCGGACGCCTTGATCGGCGCGGCTTACGGTTCGGCGGGCGAGCGCTGCATGGCGATTTCCGCCGTGGTGGCGGTGGGCGAAGCCGCTGATCCGTTAATTGCGAAATTGCGCGACAAGGCCGCGAAACTCAAGGTCGGGCCGGGAAATATCAAGGAGGTGGAAATGGGCCCGCTGGTGACGCGCGCCCACCGCGACAAGGTGAAAGCTTATGTCGACGCCGGCGAAAAAGAAGGCGCGAAGCTGGTGCTGGACGGGCGCGGGCTCAAGGTTTCCGGCCATGAAAACGGTTTTTATCTGGGGCCCACGCTGTTTGATCATGTCACGCCGCGGATGACGATTTACCGCGATGAAATTTTCGGCCCGGTGCTGATCGTGCTGCGCGCTCGGGATTATGATGAGGCGGTTCAACTGGTCAACCGCAACCCGTATGCCAATGGCACCGCGGTGTTCACGCGCTCGGGCGCACTGGCGCGGCGCTTCCAGCATGAAATCGAAGTGGGCATGGTCGGCATCAACGTGCCGATCCCGGTGCCGATGGCGTTCTTTTCCTTCGGCGGCTGGAAAAATTCGCTGTTCGGCGATTTGCATGTGCATGGGCCCGAAGGCGTCAAGTTTTACACCCGCACCAAAGCGGTTACAGGGCGCTGGCCGGAGCAGGCCGAAAAACCCAAGCTCGATATGCCTACCCACTGATGAGCGCGCGTGACAATGAGCGTAACGAAATTGCGGCGGAGACTAACGTTTCGCGCGGAGCGCGACGTTACGTCGGAGCCAAAACATCCTGGTCGAAGAATCGGTAAGTGAGCAATGGCCGCACGTGAAAACGTATTGAGTCGTATCCGCACCGCGCTCGGCAAGAACGAAAGAAAAGCCGCGCGCGAAGCAATGCGAGCCTATATTGCGCGGCACGCGCCGGGCCCCAGACCGCAAGCGGAGTGGAATCTCATCGCACGCTTTCGCGAGCGGGCGTTGAGCCTCGCCAGCAGCGTGGATGAAATTGCTGCGTTCGAGCAATTGCCCGCGGCGGCTGCACGTTATTTGCGCGAACACAATTTGCCCTTGCAAGCCGTGTGCTGGCCGGAATTTGCGCAGCTCGATTGGACTGCGCAGGGCATGAATGTAACCGCGCGGCCTGCGAACGGAAATGATCTGGTAGGCATCACCGGCGCGTTCTGCGCGATTGCGGAGACCGGAACACTGGTCACGCTTTCGGGAAAAGGCTCGCCCTCTGTGACCAGCCTTTTGCCGGAAACCCACATCGCGGTGGTGGACACCGCGCGCATCGTGAAGGGGATGGAGGAAGCCTGGGCTTTGCTGCGCAGCGAACTTTCAACGATGCCGCGCGCAGTCAATTTCATTTCGGGGCCTTCAAGGACCGCCGATATTGAACAGACGGTAACTCTCGGCGCGCATGGTCCTTATCGAGTGCACATTATCCTCGTCAATTGATTTTTTTGCGTGGCACAGCCGGCGAAATTTCGG from Burkholderiales bacterium includes:
- a CDS encoding lactate utilization protein C, coding for MAARENVLSRIRTALGKNERKAAREAMRAYIARHAPGPRPQAEWNLIARFRERALSLASSVDEIAAFEQLPAAAARYLREHNLPLQAVCWPEFAQLDWTAQGMNVTARPANGNDLVGITGAFCAIAETGTLVTLSGKGSPSVTSLLPETHIAVVDTARIVKGMEEAWALLRSELSTMPRAVNFISGPSRTADIEQTVTLGAHGPYRVHIILVN